AATGACTTTGCTCTGACAGGAAGACACTCAGTGGGATGAGTCTGTTTCGAAACAGTGAAAGGACCTAGTGATCAGTACTgacctgtgtgttgtttgtctgcagacCTGCTGCGGATGTTCTTCGACGCCTTGTACGATGAGGACGTCATTAAAGAAGAGGCCTTCTATAAGTGGGAATCGAGCAAAGACCCTGCGGAGCAGACGGGCAAAGGTGTGGCCTTGAAATCTGTCACCGCCTTCTTCACCTGGCTCCgcgaggcagaggaggaggagtctgaCAAGGAATAAAAGAGTGAACTGAATGCTGCCACGCCCCCCTTTGGCTAGGTGGTGGCTCTGCAGGCGGCTCTGAAGAGTTGTGGACAATATTGCCAGAGAGGCAGACTCAAATCAATCCTCAGTGAGGAtaaatctttattattatttttttcctttcatggAGGGTGGACTTGGAAAACAATCATTTCTCTCTACCCTCCCCCTCTTGCTTCCTCATTATGTCCTCACCTGCTTGTCACAGCAAGTGTCCTAATCAAATAAACTTGAAAACTGATTCATCAGGATTGGTtgttaacaaggtgtgaacTATCCCACATCACTACGAACCTCTTTAGGCACAATAATACAAACAGACAGGCTGCTTTTCTATGGTTCTAGATAATACTGACGCCTAACATCCTATCTGATCTGCGAGAATAAACAGCAGGGCATGTGTAGTGGGTTTCCCTGATACATGGGTATCATCTTGCCATAATGTGTGTTCAATCCAAACACAGCTCTTCTATCTCTTTGTCCCTTACTGGAGTGTGCAGCATGACTGAAGTGTGTTTCTATTAATTATACAGAAGACGAAATGTACATTGAACTAATCTTGATTTGATGGATGGAGTTTTTAAAGCGAAGGTTGTCtattttctcttcctgcttcctAGAACTTATAAGAGGACAGAATGATGGACtgatgttgacctttgacctttgactactAGGGGGTGGTCTTAATGCTTCCTCTAAGCCATCCTCACCCATCCCCAGTAGTGAACCACACTGACTGACTCCTCATCTTTACCTCTTCTGTACTTAAACCTGAGCTGTCGTAAAGGACCCTTAATGACCCCAATCACCGTTAAAACTTGAACTCAACAGAAAATTGACTTGATGAAATataaagttaaaagaaaaaaaaaaaaaaaaaatacccacAGAAACGATCCGAAAGCCTTTTCTACTCTAAGTGGAAATACATTTCAGGAGCGTtctgtaaatatataataataatacaactttttttttttcccagttttatttttcagaaacaATAAATTGCTGATATAATTGCAGTGTATCTCTTTTCCAACAGCAGTTGTCCAGATGCAGAGGTGCTTTAGATAATCCATTGATTATTAGTTTTATTGgaattttgtaaatatttttttgctttctttattTAAGAAATTATGCTTCTTTTGCATCTGAAACTGGAAAGATGAGGTAACGGAACATTGCAAATAAAGGACTTATTAAGTTGCAGAGCAGAGTTTTGTACAAGTCTGTTTGAAACATGTTATGTGTCCCAGTTATTTACCTTTTTGTTGCAGAAATACGCTAAAACTAGGAAGGCTGTGACACGGGCTGAGAATTAACCCGTCACATTTAAATAGATCCGgacaaagtcaaataaaatttttttcactttctttaacttacTAACTCTTAATGTTTTTCTACAACTCGTGTGTAGGGGACTGACGTGTGACAAGTGTGcattgtgcaatttggtgctgacctagaaaacaaaatgctttcTACCATCCTTTTTTATATAGAAATACATCCCACGTGAACGAAATATCAAATTCGTCAAAGAAGAATTCCTTTGAGAAAAGAATCCCTAGTCTTTCCACTTGGCACAGGTGCCTGTTTGAGTCCCACACTCTAaccacacgtacacacagtgGATTTGGTGGCTTCAGCGGCCCCTGTAGGTCTGGTGCCCCAGGGCTGCTGTTTGCACGTGTCTCTATGCACCCTGCAGGCGGGGGCCAGGGGGATCCCTCACAAGTGAGTGGGCGGATGACATTTAAAGAAACTGCAAATATCTCCAGATGTCCGGCGGAGGCCATGTCTGGATACGGCTGCACTGACtgggacatataattggcccctctttgtaaattgtggcccctgatgcagaaaaaaaaaaacctggatcccGCCACTGACTGCAAGTTTTGAAATCAGACATTCAGATTTCTTTCTGATTTATCCTCTTTCTGCAGACCACAGCAGATGATGAGCCGCCGTGCATGCGTCCTGTTGAATGTGTTTCCAAATATCTGCTGATGAGGATGAGtggaataaaatcaaatatgacGTGtaggagctgcagtgttttctcagAGCAGCGGGTCAGTGTGATCTAGATGTtgactgcaggaggaggaggaggaggaggcggagatgTGGTGACACCGCCTCACGTTGATGACGCGCGCCATCGGGAGACATTTGGACAGAGCCTGTGCACAACCCGCATACACCGAGCAACAAATGGTGCGTCTGTGCCGGGGATGTGATGCTGGAGTCCGGAGGATGTGATGGACGAGAGCCGCGCTGTGTCATCTGTTGATCGGATTGGAGAACGAACAAAGCGCATTATCATGAGCCGCCGCGGTCCCGCTTACAGGTAGGTGCCGCGCGTGATCGGGCTGCAGCCGCGGGTGCACGTGGAGGGAAAAGACGTGTGGGGGGGTGGGCGTGCACTGTTGTGTCGTGCGTGAGGTTGAGCGGATGCAGGAGATGCAGACTTCCACAGGTTGCCAGGAGACGCGCTGCTGCATCGTGCGTTATTCTCCCCGCGGTAATAACTGCAGCCCGCAGGCCTTTACCCTTCAAAGGCCTGGATGAGGTGTCATTCAACCGCTAATGGTGCTTCAGTGCTTCGTTTccataaaaacagcagcatctcATCCCAACAGCTCTGAagctccatccatccatccatatatcCATCCATTAATATATCCATACATCCCATGTGTGAGGCTCCGGCTGCCAACACACTGGCTCAACTCGCTCCCACTTGTTGGTCCTGCAAGGTGAAGGTCTCATcctcacagctgcagctctggtgATGTCATAGGAGGAGGCATCACTCCAGTCAGACATGTTCAGTAACATCATGTTAGCCTCGGCGGAGAGTGGACCACGGCCAATAGACACAAGAaccaggggccataaaggggcctctatttacacagaggggccaattatgtGTCAAACATACATGCTCCATTCCTGATTCAGTACGGTGCCCATTTAAGTCATTCATTGTTTACTATTagctctgtagctttgagcaaagccacacatcattgaatatatgtATTAAATTGTTTCTTGTTCAAGCTCATTGTTTGCATCCAAAAAGctcagaaaataacaattctTCATAAACGgacatatttattgttagtgtTAATAAGAGACtgtttataaattaaaaaaaaaaaagagtgacaGTACAGGGGAACTTCaggagccaatcagatttcagcgGGGGGCCAGTGCCCCCCAGGTccggccctggatctgcccctgacTGGTGACCTGACTTTAtacatttgtttacatgttgccTTTTTTTGCAGAACATTTTAATGTATAATGAAATAACCTATCATTTGAATCATTTGTGacttactgtatatactgtatactgaACATTGGTTCCACCCTGGGGGGCGGGTCCCCTACTACAGAATAGAGGACACAGAAAGATAAAGTTAGGCAAGTCcacgatgctgctgctgctgctgcctgaccCAAAAGGCGACCACCTGTGGAGCTGCGGTCAGTGTGTCAGGGCTCCACTTGCTCAACACGTGTTGCTCTCATCATGTGTTTAGCATGAGTGACATCTGTGCAGCTCTCAGGcgtgtcctgcagctctgaagctCTCCTCTCCGACGGAGCGGCACAAAAAGTCTGCTCACGCCTTCACATGCTCACGCTCACGCCTTCACATGCCTCCCAGGTCCTCTACCTGCAGGTTTTTGCCTCCGACACACATTCACTGTCACTTTTGACTTCCATCGTAAGCCTTTCACCACAGGAGCCTCTTCTCTCTCAGCTGCTTCGGGAGCAAATCTGCTTAAGGATATCCGTCAAGTCGTGCACGTGCTCGGAGTTGTGTACAGGCAACATGTACCGTCCTTGTTGTAAGGCTCACCTGCCCTAACAACAAGAGGTATTTCAAAAGAGCCCGATCGATATGAATGTACCGATATTGAGAAGTTAAAGATTTCCGTTACCGAAATATagattttaaatcaatcattcaTAAGAAgttatcaaacctttatgaGACAGAAaggtaattgaggcttgatatgtcacagtttaaccataacatgtattataaataactattaatgaataaaaaggaaacactAATTCTAcgtaaaatacaaacacataaatGTGCGTAATTGTTTAatacattgtttattctgtaaaataaaacgcTGATACCGATATGCGTGTCACATTGGCTGATACATATCGGTCAGGCCCTTATTTCAGGCCCCTCTCATGAACTACTGGCACAGATTCCCCCGAACCATGAGATCTGCTGTGTGTGGTCATATGTGCATTTGATTTGAAAGAGCAGTTAGTTTAGTTAGGCAGCGCTAACACTTTTAATGGGGATCAGCAGCTTTGGGGTGAGGCAGTTCAGGCTCGAGCCGCTTAGCAGGAGCTGGTCACTCGCCATGTGTTTGCCCGGTTGCATTGAGAACGCCACCACTGCCCTCGTCACCTTCAACCCCCCGATCATTTTAACTGGTTTCACCGGCTTACCGTGGCTTTAGCATCTGTGCAGTAAATTTAGGGCATAGCTGTTTGCTTGTATGCCCGGTGGTTTAAACCGGTAAACCGAAGCTAGGACTGTCAGTTGTGTTGGTGCAGCGTTCTGCGTCTTCCACGATGAGGCTGAGGTCCAGGAgtagaggaagaagggagagacagagggaggacgaGGTAGGACAGAGTCTGTTTGGAATGATCTGTTCTCCGGAGCTACTTAAGAATTATTCCTCGTCATTGGTGACTAACCCTCCTCAAGCAGTTCTATGCCACAGACggtcactttttttttgtaagtgtgcagagctttttataaacagtcagtggtgcagagtgaagttcgaaaactttgtgttcatcctaccgGGTTTATCTGCAGTGGAGATTTTATCGTCAGtctttttcataaaatgaaacagattgttattactgttcatgtgtgtggcttCTATGTAAGTTTAAATTATTAACTGAGctggtgttatttttcatacattagTTGTTGGCTTTTTCAGATGTCTGCGAAGCAAGCACACattcttcagacccaagttcaaaacctttcaaaataaaagctctataACTCAGCTCGACATAAATCAtggcagcaacaaaaaaaaaaaagcctttaatTAGTAAAGAGGAATTGGAGATCAGCACCCGCTTGAATGTCTGCGTatgatatggtgaaataaaaaagaaattatcAAAGTGGCCTGGTTAGCAGCTAGATACAGTATACCTGTATATgagtttcagatttgtatttaGACGTCAAGGCTATTAGAATTTTTCTCACAAAAAAAGGGGACAAAGTAAATATTGCCAAAACTAAAATGACTGGGTAGCTGTAGAACTGACACAAtcacaaacagacattaaacaAAGCTCATTTTCTACTTTCATGCACTGGCTGCAAATGCCTAAAATCAAATCTTTCTTGCAGGTGAAATTTGAGGAGAGTGAAATGATCCCAAAGTCCGGAAAATCTCCAGCAGACTCTCGGAAAAGTGTCGGCATCCATGAGTTCGCAGCCCTCGCCAGATCCTCCTTAAATGgtgacaacttttttttttttttaacacaaatgtctgaaatTCTTTTGACTTTCCAACTTCTGTCGTCcacttctgtgtctctgtgccgCCTCCAGGCATCTCGCAGGCAGTGAGGGACCATGTGACGAAGCCCACCTCCCTGGCTCAGGGCCGGGTTGCCCACCTCATAGAGTGGAAAGGTTGGCCCAAACCCGCAGACCCCCCACCGGCCGCCCACTCCCAGTTCAGCTCCTATTGCCATCTGACTGAAGGGGAGAAGGAGGCCCGGTTTGCTGCAGGTATTTACCCAAGTGACCTTTACCGACCCTCAGCCAAGGATATGTTCCTCGTTCTCTTCATGTGGCGAGCTACAAGTGCGGTGCATCTACAGCCGGGGTCTGTGTAGGACGTAcatgtgtgggcatgtgtgtcGTACTCAGCTTGGTTTAGCCCCAGCATCATCTTCAGCTCCCACCTTCTGTCACGCGACTAATCCTCTGAAACTCCTGTCCGTCAACGCCCCGCCCCGCCCCCTGCGCTGTCTCCTGGATGACGGCTGGTCTTGGCAGCAGATGGTGGCCTATTAGACAATCTCCCAAAACACTTCACTGCCCACCAATGGTTGCAGCTCCTGTTGTTCTGCTGTGACTCATCGTCTCTGGCGCCAGTGACATCGGCGTGGTTTGAtcaagggagagggagggagagtgtgtgtgtgtgtgtgggggggtggggggtacACACATTATGACGTCTGTATCTTTTTATTCTCAAACCCTCATCGACTCAGAAATGAAGacacgttttcttttttcttttttttcgcTCAGTTTGAGTCActtttcaagcaaaaaaaaagtgtataaCTATAAATCAAGTTGGCAGTAATAACTCCAGCCTGGtttgatgtaaatataatgtatttgcAAAACCACTGGAAAAATCTCCTCTGATATATTCAATCACAAGTGTCTTCTTCATTTCAAACCATTAACCGTGTTTCTGTGATGTTCACATGAGAAGTTATAATGCATAAAATAGAGGTATGTAAAAATCTGGTAGAAGCATCTGCATTAATTGGACGCATGTTTCCCTCAGGCGTGGCGGAGCAGTTTGCCATCGCTGAGGCCAAGCTGCGAGCTTGGGCCTCTATGGACGACGACGACGAGGAAGACTCCAATGATGAAGACTCCCCCAGCGACGGACAGACTCACACCTTCTTCTTCCAGAGCTCAGGTATCCGCAGTCGCCTACGTTTTGCTCATTTCGTCTCATTTCACTCATCGTCTTCATTTTGTTCGCCATCACTGACAAAACGCCTCCTCTTCCCACCCCTTCTCccaaacatccatccatctcccaGGTGTTCTGACTCTTTGCTCCTCCCTCAGACGCCACCACGTCCAATCCTATTACCGCAGCCCCACGCCAGCCTGAGGGGGGCAGCAGTGAGGCGCCGCCCTCCGACAGTCCCCTGGgctccagcagcagcggcagc
Above is a window of Hippoglossus hippoglossus isolate fHipHip1 chromosome 17, fHipHip1.pri, whole genome shotgun sequence DNA encoding:
- the fam131a gene encoding protein FAM131A isoform X1, coding for MIPKSGKSPADSRKSVGIHEFAALARSSLNGISQAVRDHVTKPTSLAQGRVAHLIEWKGWPKPADPPPAAHSQFSSYCHLTEGEKEARFAAGVAEQFAIAEAKLRAWASMDDDDEEDSNDEDSPSDGQTHTFFFQSSDATTSNPITAAPRQPEGGSSEAPPSDSPLGSSSSGSLLCGRPGSHSDPHSSQTNSPTLPSDRMTPFLEEEERPGGHGKRLAPSQEQHSEVCIHNKPEWRPRGRSGRFDSCYSTSYSESPGEEDEEDEDEEGSVFHEARVWHCSPRSFFSDRASSGVASFDEEEEERDDVEEKKEEKEYYM
- the fam131a gene encoding protein FAM131A isoform X2, with amino-acid sequence MRLRSRSRGRRERQREDEVKFEESEMIPKSGKSPADSRKSVGIHEFAALARSSLNGISQAVRDHVTKPTSLAQGRVAHLIEWKGWPKPADPPPAAHSQFSSYCHLTEGEKEARFAAGVAEQFAIAEAKLRAWASMDDDDEEDSNDEDSPSDGQTHTFFFQSSDATTSNPITAAPRQPEGGSSEAPPSDSPLGSSSSGSLLCGRPGSHSDPHSSQTNSPTLPSDRMTPFLEEEERPGGHGKRLAPSQEQHSEVCIHNKPEWRPRGRSGRFDSCYSTSYSESPGEEDEEDEDEEGSVFHEARVWHCSPRSFFSDRASSGVASFDEEEEERDDVEEKKEEKEYYM